In Candidatus Vesicomyosocius okutanii, one DNA window encodes the following:
- the ilvD gene encoding dihydroxy-acid dehydratase produces the protein MCIPRKYSSQVVDGFERAPSRAMLYPIGFKKDDFSKPQVGIASTWSMVTPCNMHINKLADKAEKGINNAGGKGVIFNTITISDGISMGSEGMKYSLVSREVIADSIETVVGCQGFDGVVAIGGCDKNMPGCIIGLARLNRPSIFVYGGTIQPGKNRTDVVSVFEAVGRFSNHEIDEIELENIEKTAVTGAGSCGGMYTANTMASAIEALGMSLPNSSAQNAISDDKNNDCIQAGEAILTLLNKDIKPRDIMTMKAFENAITVIIALGGSTNAVLHLIAMANAAEVNLKIDDFTRIGKKVPVIADLKPSGKYMMSELVEIGGTLPLMKMLLDAGLLHGDCMTVTGKTLAKNLKNVQSYADSQEIIRALDNPIKKDSHLRILRGNLAINGAVAKITGKEGSSFKGTAKCFSHEEGALKAILNDQIKAGNVIVIRYEGPVGGPGMREMLAPTSAVMGKGLGGKIALITDGRFSGGTHGFVVGHITPEAFKGGVLAVVEDGDEIIIDAQNNVLELLVDQAIIDKRLSKWTQPKPNYTKGVLAKFAKLAKSASEGAVTD, from the coding sequence ATGTGCATCCCAAGAAAATATTCCTCACAAGTTGTTGATGGATTTGAACGCGCACCAAGTCGTGCTATGCTTTACCCCATTGGTTTTAAAAAAGATGATTTTAGCAAACCCCAGGTTGGTATAGCAAGCACTTGGTCAATGGTAACACCATGTAATATGCATATTAATAAATTAGCTGATAAAGCCGAAAAAGGGATAAATAACGCAGGTGGTAAAGGTGTTATCTTTAACACCATTACCATATCAGATGGTATTTCTATGGGCTCTGAAGGTATGAAATATTCCTTAGTATCACGCGAAGTCATTGCCGATTCAATTGAAACAGTTGTTGGTTGTCAAGGGTTTGATGGTGTGGTTGCTATTGGTGGGTGTGATAAAAATATGCCTGGTTGTATTATTGGCTTAGCACGTCTTAATCGCCCTAGTATTTTTGTTTATGGCGGTACTATTCAACCGGGTAAAAATCGTACAGATGTGGTAAGTGTTTTCGAAGCAGTTGGCCGATTTTCTAACCATGAAATTGATGAAATAGAACTAGAAAATATTGAAAAAACAGCCGTTACTGGAGCAGGTTCTTGTGGTGGTATGTACACTGCTAATACTATGGCATCAGCAATTGAAGCATTAGGTATGAGTTTACCCAACTCCAGCGCACAAAATGCTATATCAGATGATAAAAATAATGATTGTATCCAAGCTGGAGAAGCTATTCTTACTTTATTAAATAAAGACATTAAACCCCGTGATATAATGACTATGAAAGCATTCGAAAATGCCATCACTGTAATTATTGCATTGGGTGGCTCAACCAATGCTGTATTGCATTTAATTGCCATGGCAAATGCCGCTGAGGTTAATCTCAAAATTGATGATTTTACTCGCATTGGTAAAAAAGTACCTGTTATTGCTGACCTTAAACCATCAGGTAAATATATGATGAGTGAATTGGTTGAAATTGGGGGTACATTACCACTAATGAAAATGCTACTTGATGCAGGACTATTACATGGGGATTGCATGACAGTAACAGGAAAAACTTTAGCTAAAAATTTAAAAAATGTTCAATCATATGCTGATTCCCAAGAAATTATTAGAGCATTAGATAACCCAATAAAGAAAGATTCACACCTTAGAATTTTGCGTGGTAACCTTGCAATTAATGGTGCTGTGGCAAAGATTACTGGTAAAGAAGGTTCAAGTTTCAAAGGTACAGCTAAATGTTTTTCTCATGAAGAAGGAGCGCTTAAGGCTATTTTAAATGACCAAATAAAAGCAGGTAATGTTATCGTTATTCGTTACGAGGGGCCTGTTGGTGGTCCTGGTATGCGTGAAATGCTTGCTCCTACTTCTGCAGTTATGGGGAAAGGATTGGGTGGTAAAATTGCACTTATTACTGATGGGCGCTTCTCTGGTGGTACACATGGTTTTGTAGTCGGGCATATCACTCCTGAAGCCTTTAAAGGTGGAGTGCTAGCAGTGGTTGAAGATGGTGATGAAATTATAATTGATGCACAAAATAACGTTTTAGAACTATTAGTTGATCAAGCTATTATTGATAAACGCTTATCTAAATGGACGCAACCTAAACCAAACTACACTAAAGGTGTATTAGCAAAATTTGCAAAACTAGCTAAATCTGCTTCTGAAGGTGCAGTTACTGATTAA
- the rnr gene encoding ribonuclease R: MSDFHYKKESKKYDNSIPSRKYILSFFEKKSRTLHELYDLLTIDYHQKKPLSHRLKAMVRDQQLNFDQHGVYHKFSAKNGVITGKVIANPKGFGFIALDKGGKDLRLSLKQMQLVFHGDKVEARLLNQRGDAQIIKVIKSIKTVVGRLHLEKKYAYVVVDDKRIKNNISILKINKEHHDKQIVIVKIIRSPTLKSLAIGEIIQILGIYMDKGMETDSALYRNSIPVDFSLGAFEQISKLPTVVTDSDKIGRIDITKIKLVTIDGEDSRDFDDAVYAEVTSKGWKLIVAIADVSHYVKEGSDLDKDALDRGNSVYFPRRVVPMLPEILSNGLCSINPGVERLCVTCEMNIDTHGNLLDYKFYPAVMLSHARLTYTKVNQILKHHDTDLTKYYAPVMDNLNALYNLYKSLRTSRIKRGVMDFDRIESKILFNNNGKISNIVDCSRNDAHKLIEECMLMANQATAKFLNHHNEDFLYRIHPKPTVEKVEVTRQFLTTIGLTLEGGIQPESKDFAKILEYSKGRNDENIIKTIVLRTMKQAVYTPNNEGHFGLAFKDYTHFTSPIRRYPDLLVHRAIKRVLNKKGKKPSKKMLEIGTHLSMTERRADDASRDVEQWLKCEYMLNKVGNRFNGVISGIASFGIFIELTDIFVEGMIALCDMKDDYYIFDNINHQLKGEPTGKVYQLGNTIKIQVTSVNLDNRQIIFSPIE, translated from the coding sequence ATGTCAGATTTTCATTATAAAAAAGAATCAAAAAAGTACGACAACTCAATTCCTTCAAGGAAATATATCCTTAGTTTTTTTGAAAAAAAATCACGTACACTACATGAATTATATGATTTATTAACTATTGATTATCATCAAAAAAAACCTCTATCACATCGTCTTAAAGCCATGGTTCGTGATCAACAACTTAATTTCGATCAACATGGTGTGTACCATAAATTTAGTGCTAAAAATGGTGTGATAACTGGAAAGGTAATTGCCAATCCTAAAGGTTTTGGTTTTATTGCATTAGACAAAGGTGGTAAAGACTTAAGACTCTCATTAAAACAAATGCAATTAGTCTTTCATGGCGATAAAGTAGAAGCGCGATTACTTAATCAACGGGGTGATGCACAAATTATCAAAGTTATCAAAAGCATTAAAACTGTAGTAGGGCGTCTACATCTTGAAAAAAAATATGCTTATGTTGTAGTTGATGATAAACGTATTAAGAATAATATCAGTATTCTAAAGATTAATAAAGAACATCATGATAAACAAATTGTGATTGTTAAAATTATTAGATCCCCAACTTTGAAAAGTCTAGCAATAGGTGAAATTATTCAAATCTTAGGTATCTACATGGATAAAGGCATGGAAACAGATTCTGCTCTTTATCGAAATAGTATTCCTGTTGATTTTTCACTAGGAGCATTTGAACAAATTTCTAAATTACCAACTGTAGTTACTGATTCTGACAAAATAGGCCGAATTGATATCACTAAAATAAAGCTAGTTACTATTGATGGTGAAGATTCTCGTGATTTTGATGATGCTGTATATGCAGAGGTTACCAGTAAAGGTTGGAAACTAATTGTTGCTATTGCTGATGTATCACATTATGTAAAAGAAGGATCAGATTTAGATAAAGATGCTCTTGATCGTGGTAATTCGGTGTATTTTCCACGTCGTGTTGTACCAATGTTACCTGAAATTTTATCAAATGGCTTATGTTCAATCAATCCTGGTGTTGAACGATTATGTGTGACTTGTGAGATGAATATTGATACTCATGGTAATCTATTAGATTATAAGTTTTATCCTGCTGTTATGTTATCACATGCTCGATTAACATATACTAAAGTTAATCAAATTTTAAAGCATCATGATACTGATTTAACCAAGTACTATGCACCAGTAATGGATAATTTAAATGCATTATATAACTTATACAAATCACTTAGAACTTCCAGAATTAAACGTGGGGTAATGGATTTTGATCGTATTGAATCAAAAATTTTGTTTAATAATAATGGTAAAATTTCTAATATTGTTGATTGTTCTCGTAATGATGCTCATAAACTAATTGAAGAGTGTATGCTAATGGCTAATCAAGCAACAGCAAAATTTTTAAATCATCACAATGAAGATTTTTTATATCGAATTCATCCAAAACCTACAGTTGAAAAAGTAGAGGTTACTCGCCAATTTTTAACTACTATTGGTTTAACACTTGAAGGTGGTATACAGCCAGAATCTAAAGATTTTGCTAAAATTCTTGAATATTCTAAAGGTAGAAATGATGAAAATATAATCAAAACTATTGTGTTACGTACAATGAAACAAGCTGTTTACACTCCTAACAATGAAGGTCACTTTGGCTTAGCATTTAAAGACTACACCCACTTTACATCCCCAATTAGACGTTACCCTGATCTTCTAGTACATCGCGCTATTAAACGTGTTTTAAACAAAAAAGGTAAAAAACCAAGTAAAAAAATGCTTGAAATTGGTACACATCTATCTATGACTGAACGTCGTGCAGATGATGCTTCGCGTGATGTTGAACAGTGGTTAAAGTGTGAATATATGCTTAATAAAGTAGGAAATCGATTTAATGGTGTTATTTCTGGTATTGCTAGTTTTGGCATCTTCATTGAACTTACTGATATATTTGTCGAAGGTATGATTGCCTTGTGTGATATGAAAGATGATTATTATATTTTTGACAACATTAATCATCAGCTCAAAGGAGAACCTACTGGTAAAGTTTATCAATTAGGAAATACTATTAAAATCCAAGTTACCTCTGTTAATCTTGACAATAGACAAATAATATTTTCTCCTATAGAATAA
- a CDS encoding adenylosuccinate synthase, with protein sequence MSKNVVIIGTQWGDEGKGKIVDLISDRAVSVVRFQGGHNAGHTLVIDQQTTVLHLIPSGILHDHVECLIAHGVVLSMSALLKEIAELEGANINVTERLKISPGCPLIFPYHIALDNAREAKCGKTAIGTTGNGIGPTYEDKVARRGLRAGDLLNPILFASKLKEVVEYHNFLLTNYYGTAPVDYQVILYEALSQAKKIKHMIIDVTEKIHQHIANDENILFEGAQGTLLDIDQGTYPFVTSSNTTSGGAVTGSGVGVTDINYVLGIVKAYTTRVGSGPFPTELIYNVSTNKGDAIGKVLGTVGHEFGATTGRQRRCGWLDMVTLKRSFNLNAVTGICLTKLDVLDSLISVKICVAYKLNGKEVTIPPYDAKGYTDAKPVYIEMPGWKTSTIGTNSFDSLPIEAQNYIHKIEQLANLPVDILSTGPDRTQTLILKHPFE encoded by the coding sequence ATGTCAAAAAATGTAGTGATTATTGGCACCCAGTGGGGTGATGAAGGTAAAGGTAAGATAGTTGATTTAATCTCAGATAGAGCAGTAAGCGTGGTGCGTTTTCAAGGTGGGCATAACGCAGGTCATACCTTGGTCATTGATCAACAAACAACTGTACTACATCTTATTCCTTCAGGTATTTTACACGACCATGTTGAATGTTTAATTGCCCATGGAGTGGTATTATCAATGTCTGCTTTATTAAAAGAAATAGCGGAGTTAGAAGGTGCTAATATTAATGTAACAGAGCGTTTAAAGATTAGCCCAGGTTGCCCCTTAATTTTTCCATATCACATTGCTCTTGATAATGCTCGAGAAGCAAAGTGTGGTAAGACTGCTATTGGCACAACAGGTAATGGTATTGGCCCTACTTATGAGGATAAAGTTGCTCGTCGGGGCTTGCGTGCAGGAGATTTATTGAATCCAATCCTGTTTGCCTCAAAACTTAAAGAAGTTGTAGAATACCATAACTTTTTATTGACTAACTATTATGGTACAGCTCCTGTTGATTATCAAGTTATTTTATATGAAGCTCTATCTCAAGCAAAAAAAATTAAGCATATGATTATTGATGTAACAGAAAAAATTCATCAGCATATTGCTAATGATGAAAATATACTATTTGAAGGTGCACAAGGTACATTATTAGACATTGATCAAGGTACTTATCCATTTGTTACTTCTTCAAACACAACTTCTGGGGGTGCGGTTACTGGTTCAGGTGTTGGAGTAACAGATATTAATTATGTACTAGGAATTGTTAAAGCTTATACAACACGAGTAGGTAGTGGTCCATTCCCGACTGAGCTAATTTATAATGTTTCCACTAATAAAGGTGATGCAATTGGTAAAGTATTAGGTACAGTTGGCCATGAATTTGGTGCAACTACAGGTCGTCAGCGTCGTTGTGGTTGGTTGGATATGGTTACATTGAAACGTTCATTTAATTTAAATGCTGTTACTGGTATTTGTCTTACCAAGCTTGATGTTTTAGATTCATTAATAAGTGTTAAAATTTGTGTTGCTTATAAATTAAATGGCAAAGAAGTTACAATACCGCCATATGATGCCAAAGGATACACAGATGCAAAACCAGTTTATATTGAAATGCCTGGTTGGAAAACTTCAACCATTGGTACTAATTCATTTGACTCTTTACCTATTGAAGCACAAAACTACATCCATAAAATTGAGCAGTTAGCTAATCTTCCGGTGGATATCTTATCCACCGGTCCAGACAGAACACAAACTCTAATTTTAAAACATCCATTCGAGTAA
- a CDS encoding ATP phosphoribosyltransferase regulatory subunit, whose translation MWQLPESIEELTNDQALVFESLRRHLLDLYADKGFGLVIPPMVEHVNSLLLTNDVVDEKTFKFLDPNSGKMLGVHADITPQIARIDAKRGSDSVEKYCYINSILKTKADDFYASRSPIQAGAELYGSDATESDVEVIELMLESLKLLSIDSVILILGNVAIFDSLTEQENISIQAVAHLRAIFSRRSMPDLAVFLNNNTLKNADLFIHLIKLEGDSDILDKALIIFGHFEQARIAIEDLIIIDKQLLEKGIKAIFDLSELQAYEYHTGVVFSAYNKNYSKALAQGGRYNDIGKSFGKSRAATGFSFDLKFLSQSHF comes from the coding sequence GTGTGGCAATTGCCTGAAAGTATAGAGGAGCTTACTAATGATCAAGCCTTGGTTTTTGAGTCCTTGCGCCGTCATCTTTTAGATTTATATGCTGATAAAGGTTTCGGTTTAGTTATTCCCCCAATGGTTGAACATGTTAATTCACTCTTATTAACTAATGATGTTGTTGATGAAAAAACATTCAAGTTTTTAGATCCTAATAGTGGTAAAATGCTAGGAGTTCATGCTGATATTACCCCACAAATTGCACGTATTGATGCTAAACGTGGTAGCGATTCGGTTGAAAAATATTGCTACATTAATTCAATTTTAAAAACCAAAGCAGATGATTTCTACGCATCACGCTCTCCTATTCAGGCAGGAGCTGAGCTTTATGGTTCAGATGCCACTGAATCTGATGTTGAGGTAATCGAATTAATGTTGGAAAGTTTAAAGCTATTATCAATTGATTCAGTCATACTTATCTTGGGTAATGTTGCTATTTTTGATTCTTTAACAGAACAAGAGAATATATCAATACAAGCAGTAGCACATTTGAGAGCTATTTTCTCACGTCGATCAATGCCAGATTTAGCTGTATTCTTAAATAATAACACGCTTAAAAATGCTGATTTATTTATCCATTTGATAAAACTAGAGGGGGATTCTGATATTCTAGATAAGGCATTGATAATATTTGGCCATTTTGAACAAGCTAGAATAGCTATTGAAGATTTAATTATCATTGACAAACAGCTCCTTGAAAAGGGTATTAAAGCTATTTTTGATCTTAGCGAATTACAGGCCTATGAATACCATACAGGTGTTGTGTTTTCAGCTTATAATAAAAATTATTCTAAAGCTTTGGCGCAAGGAGGTCGTTATAACGACATTGGTAAGTCTTTTGGAAAATCAAGAGCAGCTACTGGCTTTTCATTTGATTTGAAATTCTTATCTCAAAGTCATTTTTAA
- the hflC gene encoding protease modulator HflC → MQKIGLALIAVLFLVLSSVVYTVNETQTAIKLRLGEIVSVEKVPGLKFKMPFVNNIVKFDHRIQTLDAPSERFLTGEKKNVIVDSYVKWRIEDAEQFYKSTGGNIARTNNRLAQIIKTGLKSEFSKRTIADVVSGERSEIMANIARLAKKDIAQFGIKIIDVRIKRIDLSQEVSNSVYRRMQAERQRVAKEFRSKGAEKAEIIKAAADKERTIILANAYRDSEKIRGEGDAVSANNYAKAYSKNSDFYVFYRSLESYKKSFSNQNNILVLNPNTEFFRYFNPQIK, encoded by the coding sequence ATGCAAAAAATAGGTTTAGCTCTAATTGCTGTTTTATTTTTAGTATTAAGTTCAGTAGTCTATACAGTCAATGAAACACAAACAGCCATTAAATTACGTTTAGGTGAAATTGTAAGCGTTGAGAAAGTTCCAGGTCTTAAATTCAAAATGCCATTTGTTAATAATATTGTAAAATTTGACCATCGTATTCAAACTTTAGATGCACCATCTGAACGATTTTTAACAGGCGAGAAAAAAAATGTGATTGTCGATTCTTATGTTAAATGGAGAATTGAAGATGCTGAGCAGTTTTATAAATCAACAGGTGGTAACATAGCTAGAACTAATAATCGCCTAGCCCAAATTATTAAAACTGGGCTTAAAAGTGAATTTTCAAAACGTACTATTGCTGACGTTGTTTCTGGTGAACGTAGTGAAATTATGGCAAACATTGCCAGACTTGCAAAAAAGGACATTGCTCAATTTGGTATTAAGATTATTGATGTTCGCATTAAACGAATTGATTTATCACAAGAGGTATCTAATTCAGTTTATCGTCGTATGCAGGCAGAACGACAAAGAGTAGCTAAAGAGTTTAGATCTAAGGGAGCAGAGAAAGCTGAAATAATTAAGGCAGCAGCTGACAAAGAACGTACTATTATTTTGGCAAATGCTTATCGAGATTCTGAGAAAATTAGAGGTGAGGGTGATGCTGTTAGTGCAAATAACTACGCAAAAGCCTATAGTAAGAATTCAGATTTTTATGTTTTTTATCGTTCATTAGAGTCGTACAAAAAGTCATTTTCTAATCAAAATAATATTTTAGTTCTTAATCCAAACACGGAATTCTTCCGTTACTTTAATCCACAAATTAAATAA
- the hflK gene encoding FtsH protease activity modulator HflK → MAWNDNNNKNPWNGNNQTPPELEKVIKDMKNKFDGFLNGKKSSNTITPKIPSNGNLKYILILILFIWLLSGIYIIDPAEKGVILRFGAFQEETSQGPHWHIPYPIETLNRINVEQIRTSEIGYRNTVNNNRRFGSNVSSESLMLTKDENMIEAKFAVQYKINNVQDYLFNVVKPDTTLRHVSESAIRQIVGQNTMDYILTEGRVNIADDIKIKSQSLLDKYKTGLLITTVNMQDAQPPEQVQSAFSDAVKAREDKQRLINEAQTYANDILPKSRGKAVRMLEESKAYKSEIVSKSEGETSRFKQILAEYEKAPKVTKERLYRETMENVLATTSKVMVDSKTNNMMYLPIDKLINAKQANAQVTIQESSIKQNNQGSSNVRDIFRNRGGR, encoded by the coding sequence ATGGCTTGGAATGACAACAACAATAAAAATCCTTGGAATGGCAATAATCAAACTCCACCGGAATTAGAGAAAGTAATCAAAGATATGAAAAATAAATTTGATGGTTTTTTAAATGGTAAGAAATCATCAAATACAATTACACCTAAAATACCTTCAAATGGTAATTTGAAATATATATTAATTTTGATTTTATTTATTTGGTTATTATCAGGTATTTATATTATTGACCCTGCTGAAAAAGGAGTTATACTGCGTTTTGGGGCATTCCAAGAAGAAACTTCTCAAGGACCTCATTGGCATATTCCTTATCCAATTGAAACTTTAAATAGAATTAATGTTGAACAAATTAGAACGTCTGAAATTGGTTATCGTAATACGGTTAATAATAATCGACGTTTTGGTAGTAATGTTTCATCTGAATCATTAATGTTAACTAAAGATGAAAATATGATTGAAGCTAAATTTGCAGTTCAATACAAAATAAACAATGTTCAAGATTATTTATTTAATGTTGTCAAACCAGACACAACACTTCGTCACGTCTCTGAAAGCGCTATTCGACAAATTGTTGGTCAAAATACCATGGATTATATTTTAACTGAAGGGCGAGTTAATATTGCTGATGATATTAAAATAAAATCTCAAAGTTTGCTTGATAAATACAAAACTGGTTTATTAATAACCACAGTTAATATGCAAGATGCTCAACCACCAGAACAAGTACAATCTGCTTTTTCTGATGCAGTTAAAGCTCGAGAAGATAAGCAACGCTTAATTAACGAAGCACAAACTTATGCTAATGATATCTTACCAAAATCTCGTGGTAAGGCTGTACGTATGCTTGAGGAGTCAAAAGCTTACAAATCTGAAATAGTTTCTAAATCAGAAGGTGAAACCTCACGCTTTAAACAAATTTTAGCTGAATATGAAAAAGCACCCAAAGTTACTAAAGAGCGTTTATATCGAGAAACTATGGAAAACGTACTGGCTACTACCAGCAAGGTTATGGTTGACTCTAAGACTAATAACATGATGTACTTACCTATTGATAAACTCATTAATGCTAAGCAAGCAAATGCACAAGTTACTATTCAAGAATCATCAATAAAACAAAACAATCAAGGTAGTAGTAATGTTAGAGATATTTTCCGAAATAGAGGAGGTAGATAA
- a CDS encoding LPS-assembly protein LptD, which yields MQKQLALCLLLAFLSNTISAGSLILNCKNNVLLFPEQILSTETKDLNIQANYSEIYKGDSYFLKGNVSLNSSTYFLGADEISINKPSKISTATGYVKFQNNELMLTGDKAMIKKQGEMIYTTLNQVKFYYPNLKIKGRAQFVTHDGTEQIFNSGSYSLCPLGNSDWQMKADKIILNSTTNKGIAKNVTIEFLGITIFYSPYQEWVLKGRSSGFLAPIFGSYNELGVSGGSNYQVKIPYYFNIAPDRDFFLILNQLSSRGSVFEGKYRQLITDNNYLGNGRSEIEGHYLLNKDKITNSRRWLLNSKLDLSLNAKTDLSIVTSRVSDSDYFKEIAHSNTSDSKLRSYVNLSYKNQKKNLTMSFFIESEQLINNGSASYTRVPELSINKKYKGLDGRNVVFSLISTKFTHKNSNTTTNKTGIRTHAQTKFSRSLKTNNYSITPSLKLSTTNYTMDDAVHQERNIVSFGFDSKFFLERRVFLFGTHLTQTLTPRLGYNYTPKKDQSTLPNFDSDDKNNLYESLFSGQKFTGIDRIASANDLIFGLESDFINEETGGTYLSLKIAQAYQFDDMSMNRNGTLVSQKKYSNVAMSANLTMRDFSFNNSLQYNSRTNKISKRNSSISFIINSRKFLTLAHYVDNGNNSVELYSAYPLTQQTHVFAGINGSISNSIINKETIGIAYESCCWAVRLAYFKEYLNENNYDYVAKFELVLKGLATTSSNLYKRLKEDIPNYSVNLNDF from the coding sequence ATGCAAAAACAATTAGCTCTTTGTTTATTACTTGCTTTTTTATCTAACACTATTAGTGCTGGAAGTTTAATACTAAACTGTAAAAATAACGTTTTACTTTTCCCAGAACAAATACTCTCAACTGAAACTAAAGATCTTAATATTCAAGCAAATTATAGTGAAATTTACAAAGGTGATAGTTATTTTTTAAAAGGCAATGTTTCACTAAATTCAAGCACTTATTTTCTAGGCGCTGATGAAATCAGTATTAACAAACCTAGCAAAATATCAACAGCTACTGGCTATGTTAAATTTCAAAACAACGAACTTATGCTAACTGGTGATAAAGCTATGATTAAAAAACAAGGTGAAATGATTTATACAACTTTAAATCAAGTAAAATTCTACTATCCAAACTTAAAAATAAAGGGTCGTGCACAATTTGTAACTCATGATGGTACTGAACAAATATTTAACTCAGGTAGCTACAGTTTATGCCCACTAGGTAATTCTGATTGGCAAATGAAGGCTGATAAAATCATATTGAATTCAACGACCAATAAAGGTATAGCAAAAAATGTTACGATTGAATTTTTAGGGATAACTATTTTTTATTCCCCTTATCAAGAATGGGTATTGAAAGGTCGTAGTTCTGGATTTTTAGCGCCAATATTTGGTAGTTATAATGAATTAGGTGTTAGTGGAGGTAGCAACTACCAAGTTAAAATTCCTTATTATTTTAATATTGCTCCTGATCGTGACTTTTTCTTAATTTTGAACCAATTATCAAGTCGTGGTAGTGTATTTGAAGGTAAATATCGTCAACTTATCACTGACAATAATTATTTAGGTAATGGGCGTTCTGAGATTGAAGGTCATTATTTATTAAATAAAGATAAAATTACTAATAGCAGACGTTGGCTATTAAATTCAAAATTAGACTTATCACTAAACGCTAAAACTGATTTAAGTATTGTCACTAGTCGAGTATCAGATTCGGATTACTTTAAAGAAATTGCTCATAGTAATACTTCGGATTCAAAATTACGATCTTATGTTAATTTATCCTACAAAAACCAGAAAAAAAATTTAACTATGTCTTTTTTTATTGAATCAGAACAACTTATTAACAACGGAAGTGCTTCGTACACACGTGTACCAGAGTTATCTATTAATAAAAAATATAAAGGTTTAGATGGACGTAATGTTGTTTTCTCATTAATTAGTACAAAATTTACGCACAAAAACTCAAATACTACAACCAATAAAACCGGGATTCGAACTCATGCGCAGACAAAATTTAGTCGCTCATTAAAAACTAATAACTATTCAATTACCCCAAGTTTGAAATTATCAACAACTAATTATACAATGGATGATGCTGTTCATCAAGAACGAAATATTGTTAGTTTTGGTTTTGATTCTAAATTTTTCTTAGAAAGGAGGGTGTTCTTATTTGGTACACATTTAACTCAAACCTTAACCCCAAGGTTAGGATACAATTACACACCTAAAAAAGACCAAAGTACATTGCCTAATTTTGATTCTGATGATAAAAATAATTTATACGAAAGTTTGTTTTCTGGACAAAAATTTACAGGTATCGATAGGATTGCTAGTGCTAATGATCTTATTTTTGGTCTTGAGTCAGACTTTATTAATGAAGAAACAGGTGGTACCTATTTAAGTTTAAAAATAGCCCAGGCATATCAATTTGATGACATGAGTATGAACAGAAATGGCACTTTAGTTAGTCAAAAAAAATATTCCAATGTTGCCATGTCGGCTAATTTAACGATGCGTGATTTTTCTTTTAATAATTCACTACAGTATAATTCAAGAACTAATAAAATAAGTAAGCGTAATAGTTCAATTAGTTTTATTATAAATTCTAGAAAGTTTTTAACTTTGGCACATTATGTTGATAATGGCAATAATTCAGTTGAATTATATAGCGCTTATCCATTAACACAACAAACACATGTGTTTGCTGGTATTAATGGATCTATTAGTAACTCAATTATTAATAAAGAAACCATAGGTATTGCTTATGAATCTTGTTGTTGGGCGGTACGTTTAGCGTATTTTAAAGAGTATTTAAATGAAAACAATTATGATTATGTGGCTAAATTTGAGCTAGTACTAAAAGGATTAGCTACCACTTCCTCAAATTTATATAAACGTTTAAAGGAAGATATACCTAATTATTCAGTCAATCTTAATGATTTTTAA